The proteins below are encoded in one region of Paenibacillus albus:
- a CDS encoding sirohydrochlorin chelatase: protein MLVVSHGSREADWVRLVDDAVAACADLMGGEVQVVSSFLELVEGRLIQDGVHVLEAEGVTDLYVLPLFVSSGSTHVDDIAQAFGMAPVSAAREGELERFKVRDGVRVQFGVPIDDDGDIAELLLRNIVELSSGERELDGEQRSGAGARVELAAAERESEQREDAGARAKLGTAKVGEPSKGAEQLPAAKHEMLAEQEGAPSEGAGAKPATAAAARRPERLLLVAHGSREAVFHGRWREGMAALAERVRELGGFAGAHSAMLLPNQAACKLRALQRRYPDDAFIVVPLFLSEGYFTRTVIPTRLAGLNYRYNGRALLPSPQIARWMERQIREWISSL, encoded by the coding sequence TGGGTGCGGCTCGTGGACGATGCGGTGGCAGCTTGCGCTGACCTTATGGGCGGCGAGGTGCAGGTCGTGTCTTCTTTTCTTGAGCTCGTCGAGGGGCGGCTCATCCAAGATGGTGTGCATGTATTGGAAGCGGAAGGTGTGACGGATCTCTACGTCCTTCCGCTTTTTGTGTCGTCTGGGAGCACGCATGTGGACGACATTGCGCAGGCTTTTGGGATGGCGCCTGTTTCGGCGGCTCGCGAAGGTGAGCTTGAGCGGTTTAAGGTGCGCGATGGCGTGCGCGTGCAGTTCGGCGTACCGATCGACGACGATGGCGATATTGCGGAGCTGCTGCTGCGCAATATTGTGGAGTTGTCGTCGGGCGAGCGGGAGCTGGATGGCGAGCAGAGGTCAGGTGCGGGAGCGCGAGTGGAACTGGCCGCGGCCGAACGGGAGAGCGAGCAGAGGGAAGATGCGGGAGCAAGAGCGAAGCTAGGTACGGCCAAGGTTGGTGAGCCGAGCAAAGGAGCAGAGCAGCTGCCAGCGGCGAAGCACGAGATGCTCGCGGAGCAGGAAGGCGCGCCTAGCGAAGGAGCGGGAGCGAAGCCTGCGACTGCTGCGGCGGCGCGGCGGCCGGAACGATTGCTGTTAGTCGCGCACGGTTCGCGCGAAGCGGTGTTTCACGGCCGTTGGCGCGAAGGTATGGCGGCGCTAGCGGAGCGGGTGCGCGAGCTCGGCGGCTTCGCGGGCGCGCATAGTGCGATGCTGCTGCCGAATCAGGCGGCGTGCAAGCTTAGGGCTTTGCAGCGGCGGTATCCGGATGATGCATTCATCGTGGTGCCGCTTTTTCTTAGTGAGGGTTATTTTACGCGTACGGTCATTCCGACTCGTCTTGCCGGTTTGAACTATAGATATAACGGTCGGGCGCTGCTGCCGTCACCGCAGATTGCGCGCTGGATGGAGCGGCAGATTCGAGAGTGGATTTCTTCGCTGTAA
- a CDS encoding diacylglycerol kinase, with the protein MLLEFGRCAAVTIKRARLIYNPTSGREEIKKRLPDILQRLERGGIETSCHATSSEGDATIAAAEAADRGFDMIIAAGGDGTLYEVINGLAEKDVRPPIGILPLGTTNDFARALGIPKHWEYACDLIIQQYSRPIDLGRANQRYFINIAGGGSLTELTYEVPSKLKTMIGQLAYYMKGLEKMTRLRPTELRLRAKEIGEIHEEIMLFLICNSNSVGGFEKLAPEARLDDGLFDVVVLKRCNLGEFIRLATLALRGEHLNDPHVVHFRTSELVVTTPDYVQLNLDGEYGGTLPCTFTALPSHLNIFVDEAGNSTYK; encoded by the coding sequence ATGTTGTTGGAGTTTGGGAGGTGTGCGGCAGTGACAATTAAACGGGCAAGGCTGATTTATAACCCGACATCGGGACGCGAGGAGATTAAGAAGCGACTCCCCGATATTCTTCAGCGGTTGGAGCGCGGGGGCATCGAGACGAGCTGCCATGCGACATCCAGTGAAGGTGATGCGACGATCGCGGCTGCCGAGGCGGCGGATCGCGGCTTCGATATGATTATTGCAGCGGGTGGCGACGGTACGCTGTATGAAGTTATTAACGGTCTGGCAGAGAAGGACGTGCGGCCTCCGATCGGGATACTGCCTCTTGGGACGACGAATGATTTTGCAAGGGCGCTTGGCATTCCGAAGCATTGGGAGTACGCATGTGATCTCATCATCCAGCAGTATTCGCGGCCGATTGATCTTGGTCGAGCGAACCAGCGGTATTTTATCAATATTGCCGGCGGGGGTTCGCTCACGGAGTTGACCTATGAGGTGCCGAGCAAGCTGAAGACGATGATCGGTCAGTTGGCCTATTATATGAAGGGTCTTGAGAAAATGACCCGCCTCCGTCCAACTGAGCTTCGCCTGCGCGCGAAGGAGATTGGCGAGATTCATGAGGAGATTATGCTGTTCCTCATCTGTAACAGCAACTCGGTCGGCGGCTTCGAGAAGCTGGCCCCAGAGGCGAGACTCGACGATGGCTTGTTCGATGTCGTGGTGCTGAAGAGGTGCAACCTCGGTGAGTTCATCCGTTTGGCGACGCTGGCGCTGCGCGGGGAGCACTTGAACGATCCGCATGTCGTGCATTTCCGCACGAGCGAGCTTGTGGTGACGACACCGGATTATGTACAGTTAAACTTGGACGGGGAATATGGCGGTACGCTGCCATGTACGTTCACGGCTCTCCCGTCACATTTGAACATTTTTGTAGATGAAGCAGGCAATTCTACTTATAAATAA